The Vicia villosa cultivar HV-30 ecotype Madison, WI linkage group LG1, Vvil1.0, whole genome shotgun sequence genome includes a region encoding these proteins:
- the LOC131643561 gene encoding uncharacterized protein LOC131643561: MVNQRQRLAKKRFKAENPSLFPKPEPTPPKDPSKKKKPKFKRKKPDSKDKPRTGKRPLRVPGMKPGDSCFICKGLDHIAKFCSEKAEWERNKICLRCRRRGHRAQNCPEGSKDVKFCYNCGDNGHSLANCPYPLEEGGTKFAECFVCNEQGHLSRNCPKNANGIYPKGGCCKLCGGVTHLAKDCPDKGQSGFGGAAKGPVHNLLRTDERPKGQVTKFLSGDDMEDDFTSQAIINDEKNKSAKSKDGNVKPKKGPKVVNFD; encoded by the exons ATGGTGAACCAAAGACAACGCCTCGCCAAGAAACGCTTCAAAGCCGAAAACCCCTCTCTCTTCCCCAAACCAGAACCCACTCCCCCAAAAGACCCATCGAAAAAGAAAAAACCCAAATTCAAACGCAAAAAGCCCGACTCAAAAGACAAACCGCGTACCGGAAAACGCCCCCTTCGAGTCCCCGGAATGAAACCCGGTGACAGCTGTTTCATCTGCAAGGGATTAGATCATATCGCTAAGTTTTGCAGCGAGAAAGCTGAGTGGGAGAGGAATAAGATTTGTTTGCGGTGTCGGCGACGGGGGCATAGAGCTCAGAATTGTCCTGAGGGTTCGAAGGATGTGAAGTTTTGTTATAATTGTGGTGATAATGGTCACTCTCTTGCTAATTGTCCGTATCCGCTTGAAGAAGGAGGGACAAAGTTTGCTGAGTGTTTTGTTTGTAATGAACAAGGGCATTTGAGTAGGAATTGCCCTAAAAATGCTAATGGCATTTATCCAAAG GGTGGTTGTTGTAAACTATGTGGTGGTGTGACACATTTGGCAAAGGATTGTCCTGACAAAGGGCAAAGTGGATTTGGTGGTGCTGCTAAAGGGCCTGTTCACAACT TGCTGAGAACTGACGAGAGGCCCAAGGGTCAAGTTACCAAATTTTTGAGCGGAGATGATATGGAAGATGACTTTACCTCACAAGCAATAATAAACGATGAGAAGAACAAGTCTGCCAAGTCCAAAGATGGCAATGTAAAACCAAAGAAAGGTCCTAAAGTCGTAAATTTTGACTAG